A stretch of the Serratia marcescens genome encodes the following:
- the fepG gene encoding iron-enterobactin ABC transporter permease, translated as MSLPHTLHIGRPDGVINWRVPLRLLLVNLSLLALCLAMAVAALCYGTLQLSLEQVFAALSGEAPKNLVTVVTQWRLPRIAMALLLGAALGMSGAIFQSIIRNPLGSPDVIGFNMGAYTGALIAITLFNGGYYYIAGGALAGGILAALAIYLLAWRQGIAGFRLIIVGIAISAVLVSTNTWLIITASLERAMDAAMWQAGSLNGMTWQKAQPATAFIVLAAAAALLMGKRLQLLEMGDDTARALGVNAEGSRLWLMLFGVTLTAAVTATAGPISFIALAAPQIARRLAGQSSVTLTSSALMGATLLLGADVVSQHLFAPIQLPVGVVTVCIGGLYLIWLLIREARR; from the coding sequence ATGAGTCTGCCGCACACGCTGCATATCGGCCGCCCGGACGGCGTCATCAACTGGCGCGTGCCGCTGCGCCTGCTGTTGGTCAATCTTTCGTTGCTGGCGTTGTGCCTGGCGATGGCCGTTGCCGCGCTGTGCTACGGCACGCTGCAGCTTTCGCTGGAACAGGTCTTTGCCGCGCTTAGCGGCGAGGCGCCGAAAAACCTGGTCACCGTGGTCACCCAATGGCGCCTGCCGCGTATCGCCATGGCGCTGTTGTTAGGTGCCGCGCTCGGCATGAGCGGCGCCATCTTCCAGTCGATTATCCGCAACCCGCTCGGCAGCCCAGACGTGATTGGCTTTAACATGGGGGCTTATACCGGCGCGCTGATCGCCATCACCCTGTTCAACGGCGGCTATTACTACATCGCCGGCGGTGCGCTGGCCGGCGGCATTCTCGCCGCGCTGGCCATCTATCTGCTGGCCTGGCGGCAAGGCATCGCCGGCTTCCGGCTGATCATCGTCGGCATCGCCATCAGCGCGGTGCTGGTCTCCACCAATACCTGGCTGATCATCACCGCCTCGCTCGAGCGCGCCATGGACGCCGCCATGTGGCAGGCCGGTTCGCTCAACGGCATGACCTGGCAGAAAGCCCAGCCCGCCACGGCGTTCATCGTGCTGGCGGCCGCGGCCGCGCTGCTGATGGGCAAACGGCTGCAGCTGTTGGAAATGGGCGATGATACGGCGCGCGCACTGGGCGTGAACGCCGAAGGCAGCCGGCTGTGGCTGATGCTGTTCGGCGTCACCCTCACCGCCGCCGTCACCGCCACCGCCGGGCCGATTTCCTTTATCGCGCTGGCGGCACCGCAGATCGCCCGCCGCCTGGCCGGACAATCCTCGGTCACCCTGACGTCCTCGGCGCTGATGGGCGCGACGCTGCTGCTCGGCGCCGACGTGGTGTCCCAACATCTTTTTGCGCCGATCCAACTGCCGGTCGGGGTCGTGACCGTCTGCATCGGCGGCCTGTACCTGATTTGGCTGCTCATCCGTGAGGCCCGCAGATAA
- the fepB gene encoding Fe2+-enterobactin ABC transporter substrate-binding protein — translation MTLSLRQLFIAFIATSSLLLSGCGPDDKNDGQKPSPPAADSSWPRTIDSAKGKFTLEKPPQRIVSTSVTITGTLLAIDAPVVASAATSPNPLVADKQGFFTQWSEVAKQRHVERLYQVEPNAEAVAAAAPDLIVVAATGGDSALKLYDQLSAIAPTLVLDYGDKSWQQLASELGEITGHEAGAKQAEDRFEQRVEQVKQAITLPPQPTTPLVYADNGREAMLWTPGSAQGKLLTQLGFQLATPPESAKGNASMGKRHDIIQISGEKMAEGLNGKTLILFATNERKVQEVLANPFLKHLEPVEQRHVYAVGNDTFRLDYYSATNMLNQIERLFKKP, via the coding sequence ATGACCCTATCCTTACGCCAGCTGTTCATTGCATTTATCGCCACTTCAAGCCTGCTGCTCAGCGGCTGCGGCCCGGACGACAAGAACGACGGGCAGAAACCGTCCCCCCCCGCTGCCGACAGCAGTTGGCCGCGCACCATCGACAGCGCCAAAGGGAAGTTCACGCTGGAAAAACCGCCGCAGCGCATCGTGTCCACCAGCGTCACCATCACCGGCACGCTGCTGGCGATCGACGCCCCGGTGGTCGCCAGCGCCGCTACCAGCCCAAATCCCCTGGTGGCCGATAAACAAGGCTTCTTTACCCAGTGGAGCGAGGTGGCCAAACAGCGCCACGTCGAACGGCTGTACCAGGTGGAGCCCAATGCCGAAGCCGTCGCCGCCGCCGCGCCCGACTTGATCGTCGTCGCCGCCACCGGCGGGGATTCGGCGCTGAAACTGTATGACCAGCTGTCCGCCATTGCGCCGACGCTGGTGCTCGATTATGGCGACAAGAGCTGGCAGCAGCTGGCCAGCGAGCTCGGCGAGATCACCGGCCATGAAGCCGGCGCCAAACAGGCGGAGGATCGTTTCGAACAGCGCGTGGAGCAAGTGAAGCAGGCGATCACGCTGCCGCCGCAGCCGACCACCCCGCTGGTGTATGCCGACAACGGCCGCGAGGCCATGCTGTGGACGCCGGGGTCCGCCCAGGGCAAGCTGCTGACCCAGCTCGGCTTCCAACTGGCTACCCCGCCGGAAAGCGCCAAAGGCAACGCCAGCATGGGTAAACGCCATGACATCATCCAGATCTCCGGCGAAAAAATGGCCGAAGGCCTGAACGGCAAAACGCTGATCCTGTTCGCCACCAATGAGCGCAAAGTGCAAGAGGTGCTGGCCAACCCGTTCCTCAAACATCTGGAACCGGTGGAACAGCGGCACGTCTACGCCGTCGGCAACGACACCTTCCGTCTCGATTACTACAGCGCCACCAACATGCTGAACCAAATCGAACGGCTGTTCAAAAAGCCCTGA
- a CDS encoding LysR family transcriptional regulator gives MNDARYVEHLPIFLDVARLGSFSAAARRLGMVPSSLVRHIDALESALGAALFVRSTRGLLLTDAGELLLTRAAALMTDITGLRAELSALNETPQGTLRISCLPTFGKTYVLPLLPTLAERYPQLSVDLDLTERLTDPTQERLDAALRIGEQKDSALYASRIATQRWVMCASPAYVARYGLPADLEALPQHRLIARYHKQQPACWAQILDAALMSRCTMALRCDDFTAQRQAALLGLGIAFLPNWVVGPDVQHGQLVQMLEDPRHEQQGIYLLRPMAKVSARLAAFTALLQQTIGQPPSWG, from the coding sequence ATGAATGACGCACGCTATGTTGAACACCTGCCAATTTTTCTCGACGTCGCCCGCCTGGGCAGCTTTTCCGCCGCCGCGCGCCGGCTGGGCATGGTGCCCTCTTCGCTGGTGCGCCACATCGACGCCTTGGAAAGCGCGCTCGGCGCCGCGCTGTTCGTGCGCTCCACCCGTGGCCTGCTGCTGACCGACGCCGGCGAGCTGCTGCTGACGCGCGCCGCCGCGCTGATGACGGACATTACCGGCCTTCGCGCCGAGCTGAGCGCGCTGAACGAAACGCCGCAGGGCACGCTGCGCATCAGCTGCCTGCCGACCTTCGGCAAAACCTATGTGCTGCCGCTGCTGCCGACGCTGGCGGAACGCTACCCGCAGCTGTCGGTCGACCTCGATCTGACCGAACGCCTGACCGATCCGACGCAGGAACGGCTCGACGCCGCCCTCCGCATCGGCGAGCAGAAGGACAGCGCGCTGTATGCCAGTCGCATCGCCACCCAACGCTGGGTGATGTGCGCCAGCCCCGCCTACGTCGCCCGCTATGGCCTGCCGGCCGATCTGGAGGCGCTGCCGCAGCATCGGCTGATCGCCCGTTATCACAAGCAGCAGCCGGCCTGCTGGGCCCAGATCCTCGACGCAGCGCTGATGAGCCGCTGCACCATGGCGCTGCGCTGCGACGACTTCACCGCACAGCGCCAGGCCGCGCTGCTCGGCCTCGGCATCGCCTTTCTGCCCAACTGGGTGGTGGGGCCGGACGTGCAGCACGGGCAACTGGTGCAAATGCTGGAAGATCCGCGCCATGAGCAGCAAGGTATCTATCTGCTGCGCCCGATGGCGAAGGTGTCCGCCCGGCTGGCGGCCTTCACCGCCCTGCTGCAGCAAACTATCGGTCAACCGCCCAGCTGGGGATAA
- a CDS encoding ABC transporter substrate-binding protein, whose amino-acid sequence MKRKAITIGLLALAIAGGARAKTLVYCSEGSPEGFNPQLFTSGTTVDASSAAIYNRLVDFKPGTVELQPSLAESWEVSEDGKRYTFHLRKGVAFQSNKYFTPTRDFNADDVIFSFMRQKDANNPYHKVSNGAYTNFESMEFGTLIDRIVKVDDYTVRFELSRAEAPFVADLGMYFATLLSAEYAEAMLKAGTPQRVDNDPIGTGPFQLVQYQKDAKILYKAFDRYWEGKPKIDRLVFSITPDATVRYAKLQKNECQVMPFPNPADLARMRQDGNLQVMEKSGLNIGFLAFNTQKKPLDNVKVRQALALAVNKPAIIEAVFHGAGQPAKNLLPPTQWGSNAQLEDYPYSPERAKQLLQEAGLGQGFDIDLWAMPVQRPYNPNAKRMAEMIQADWAKIGVRAKIVTFEWGEYLQRIKNGEHQTALMGWTTANGDPDNFFGPLFTCASLGGSNSAKWCYKPFDQLILQAREENDHAKRVAMYQQAQVMMHDQMPALMIAHSTIFEPVRKEVKGYEIDPFGKHIFKQVSLEK is encoded by the coding sequence ATGAAAAGAAAAGCAATAACGATCGGGCTGCTGGCGTTGGCGATTGCCGGCGGCGCGCGTGCCAAGACGCTGGTCTACTGTTCCGAAGGCTCGCCGGAAGGCTTCAACCCGCAGCTGTTCACCTCCGGCACCACGGTGGACGCCAGTTCGGCGGCGATCTACAACCGGCTGGTGGACTTCAAACCCGGCACCGTCGAGCTGCAACCCAGCCTGGCGGAAAGCTGGGAGGTGAGTGAAGACGGCAAGCGCTATACCTTCCACCTGCGCAAGGGCGTGGCATTCCAGAGCAATAAATATTTCACGCCCACCCGCGATTTCAACGCCGATGACGTCATCTTCTCGTTTATGCGGCAGAAGGACGCCAACAACCCGTATCACAAGGTCTCCAACGGCGCCTACACCAACTTCGAGTCGATGGAGTTCGGCACGCTGATCGACCGGATCGTCAAGGTGGACGATTACACCGTGCGCTTTGAGCTCTCCCGCGCCGAGGCGCCGTTCGTCGCCGATCTGGGCATGTACTTCGCCACCCTATTATCGGCGGAATATGCCGAGGCGATGCTGAAGGCCGGCACGCCGCAGCGGGTGGACAACGATCCGATCGGCACCGGGCCGTTCCAACTGGTGCAGTACCAGAAGGACGCGAAAATCCTCTACAAGGCGTTCGATCGTTACTGGGAAGGCAAACCGAAGATCGACCGGCTGGTGTTTTCGATCACGCCGGATGCGACGGTGCGTTACGCCAAGCTGCAAAAGAACGAGTGCCAGGTGATGCCGTTCCCCAACCCGGCGGATCTGGCGCGCATGCGGCAGGACGGCAACCTTCAGGTGATGGAAAAATCCGGCTTGAATATCGGCTTCCTGGCGTTCAATACCCAGAAAAAACCGTTGGATAACGTCAAGGTACGCCAGGCGTTGGCGCTGGCGGTCAACAAGCCGGCGATCATCGAGGCGGTGTTCCACGGCGCCGGCCAGCCGGCCAAGAATCTGCTGCCGCCGACCCAGTGGGGCAGCAACGCGCAGCTTGAAGACTACCCGTATTCGCCGGAGCGGGCGAAGCAGCTGTTGCAGGAGGCCGGGCTGGGGCAGGGGTTTGACATCGATCTGTGGGCGATGCCGGTGCAGCGGCCTTACAACCCCAACGCCAAACGCATGGCGGAGATGATCCAGGCCGACTGGGCTAAAATCGGCGTGCGTGCCAAAATCGTCACCTTCGAGTGGGGCGAATATTTGCAGCGGATTAAAAACGGCGAGCACCAGACCGCGCTGATGGGCTGGACCACCGCCAACGGCGATCCGGACAACTTCTTCGGCCCGCTGTTCACCTGCGCTTCGCTCGGCGGCTCCAACTCGGCGAAATGGTGCTACAAACCGTTCGACCAGCTGATCCTGCAGGCGCGCGAGGAGAACGATCACGCCAAGCGGGTGGCGATGTACCAGCAGGCGCAGGTGATGATGCACGATCAGATGCCGGCGCTGATGATCGCGCACTCGACCATTTTCGAACCGGTGCGCAAGGAAGTGAAAGGCTACGAAATAGACCCGTTCGGCAAACACATCTTCAAGCAGGTGTCGCTGGAGAAGTAA
- a CDS encoding ABC transporter ATP-binding protein, whose product MSHRLHASHLKLGYDNKIIADDLSVAIPDGAFTVIVGPNACGKSTLLRALCRLLKPSAGEVMLDGKNISNFATKALARELGLLPQTSIAPDSITVADLVSRGRYPHQSLLKQWTQADKQAVEAAMAATNVSQLADRSVDELSGGQRQRVWVAMALAQQTPLLLLDEPTTYLDIAHQIELLDLFRQLNREHGQTLIAVLHDLNHACRYADHIIAMRDGKIVAEGNPAEIITAELVERVFGMPCMIIDDPLSHTPLVIPRGRYHCDAPQA is encoded by the coding sequence ATGAGCCACCGCCTGCACGCCTCGCACCTGAAGCTGGGCTACGACAATAAAATCATCGCTGACGATCTGAGCGTGGCGATCCCCGACGGCGCCTTCACGGTGATCGTCGGGCCGAACGCCTGCGGCAAATCGACGCTGCTGCGCGCCCTGTGCCGCCTGCTGAAGCCCAGCGCCGGCGAGGTGATGCTGGACGGCAAGAATATCAGCAACTTCGCCACCAAGGCGCTGGCGCGCGAGCTTGGCCTGCTGCCGCAAACCTCGATCGCACCGGACAGCATTACCGTGGCAGACCTGGTGTCGCGCGGCCGCTATCCGCACCAAAGCCTGCTGAAACAGTGGACGCAGGCCGACAAACAGGCGGTGGAAGCCGCCATGGCGGCCACCAACGTCAGCCAGTTGGCGGATCGCAGCGTCGACGAGCTGTCCGGCGGGCAGCGCCAGCGCGTCTGGGTGGCGATGGCGTTGGCGCAGCAAACGCCGCTGCTGCTGCTGGATGAACCGACCACCTATCTGGACATCGCGCACCAAATCGAGCTGCTGGATCTGTTCCGCCAGCTCAACCGCGAGCACGGCCAAACCCTCATCGCGGTGCTGCACGATCTCAACCACGCCTGCCGCTATGCCGATCACATCATCGCCATGCGCGACGGCAAGATCGTGGCGGAGGGGAACCCGGCGGAAATCATCACCGCCGAGCTGGTGGAACGGGTGTTCGGCATGCCGTGTATGATCATCGACGATCCGCTGTCCCACACGCCGCTGGTGATCCCGCGCGGCCGCTACCACTGCGACGCGCCGCAGGCATGA
- the alsS gene encoding acetolactate synthase AlsS — MAQEKTGNDWQCGADLVVKNLEAQGVKHVFGIPGAKIDRVFDSLEDAPSIETVVVRHEANAAFMAAAVGRLTGKAGVALVTSGPGSSNLITGLATATSEGDAVVAFGGAVKRADSLKQTHQSMDTVSMFRPVTKYCAEVHAGSAISEVIANAFRRAEFGRPGASFVSLPMDIVNEPVSAPVLAGCRLPRMGAAAADDIQAAVKLIRQAKCPVLLLGLQASRPENSEAVRHLLYRTHMPVVGTYQAAGVIDVNHFARFAGRVGLFNNQPADQLLQKADLVVSVGYDPIEYDPCMWNSHGRLKLVHIDVLPADIDTCYRPDVELVGNISATLNMMTETFTEAVCVPPEVELILTDLGRQRTELAERAARRGGMPIHPLRIVKELQDIVSDDVTLCVDMGSFHIWIARYLYSFRARQLLISNGQQTMGVALPWAIGAALVRPGDKVVSISGDGGFMQSSMELETAVRLKNNIVHVIWVDNAYNMVEMQEVNKYQRKSGVEFGPIDFKAYAESCGAVGFAVQSVDDLRPMLRKAMAIQGPVVVAIPVDYADNYKLMAQMNFSQMI; from the coding sequence ATGGCACAGGAAAAAACAGGCAATGACTGGCAATGCGGCGCCGATTTGGTGGTGAAAAATCTGGAAGCGCAGGGCGTCAAACACGTTTTCGGCATTCCGGGCGCCAAGATCGACCGGGTGTTCGACTCGCTGGAGGACGCGCCATCGATCGAAACGGTGGTGGTGCGGCATGAGGCCAACGCAGCCTTTATGGCGGCGGCGGTCGGCCGCTTGACCGGTAAGGCCGGGGTGGCACTGGTCACCTCCGGGCCGGGCAGCTCCAACCTGATCACCGGGCTGGCCACCGCCACATCGGAAGGGGACGCGGTGGTGGCCTTCGGCGGGGCGGTGAAGCGTGCCGACAGCCTGAAACAGACGCACCAGAGCATGGATACCGTCAGCATGTTCCGGCCGGTGACCAAGTATTGCGCCGAAGTGCATGCCGGTTCGGCGATTTCCGAGGTGATCGCCAACGCCTTTCGCCGCGCCGAGTTCGGCCGGCCGGGGGCCTCGTTCGTCAGCCTGCCGATGGATATCGTCAATGAACCGGTCAGCGCGCCGGTGCTGGCCGGCTGCCGCTTGCCGCGTATGGGGGCCGCGGCGGCGGACGACATTCAGGCGGCGGTGAAACTGATCCGGCAGGCCAAATGCCCGGTATTGCTGCTCGGTTTGCAGGCCAGCCGGCCGGAGAACAGCGAAGCGGTGCGCCATCTGCTGTATCGCACCCATATGCCGGTGGTCGGCACCTATCAGGCGGCCGGGGTGATCGACGTCAACCACTTCGCCCGTTTTGCCGGCCGCGTCGGCCTGTTCAACAACCAGCCAGCCGATCAGCTGTTGCAGAAGGCCGATCTGGTGGTGAGCGTCGGTTATGATCCGATCGAATACGATCCCTGCATGTGGAACAGCCACGGGCGGCTGAAACTGGTGCACATCGACGTGCTGCCGGCGGATATCGATACCTGCTATCGGCCGGATGTCGAGCTGGTGGGCAACATCAGCGCCACGTTGAACATGATGACCGAAACGTTCACTGAGGCGGTCTGCGTGCCGCCGGAGGTGGAGCTGATCCTCACCGATCTCGGCCGCCAGCGCACTGAACTGGCGGAGCGCGCCGCCCGCCGCGGCGGCATGCCGATCCACCCGCTGCGCATCGTCAAGGAGCTGCAGGACATCGTCAGCGACGACGTGACCCTGTGCGTGGACATGGGCAGCTTCCATATCTGGATCGCCCGCTACCTGTACAGCTTCCGCGCCCGCCAGCTGTTGATCTCCAACGGCCAGCAAACCATGGGGGTGGCGCTGCCGTGGGCCATCGGCGCGGCGCTGGTGCGCCCCGGCGATAAAGTGGTGTCTATCTCCGGCGACGGCGGATTCATGCAGTCGAGCATGGAGCTGGAGACTGCGGTGCGGCTGAAAAACAACATCGTGCACGTCATCTGGGTCGATAATGCCTACAACATGGTGGAGATGCAGGAAGTGAACAAATACCAGCGTAAATCCGGCGTGGAGTTTGGGCCGATTGACTTCAAGGCTTACGCGGAATCCTGCGGTGCGGTCGGTTTCGCCGTGCAGTCGGTGGACGATCTGCGGCCGATGCTGCGCAAGGCGATGGCGATCCAGGGGCCGGTGGTGGTGGCCATTCCGGTCGACTATGCCGACAACTATAAGCTGATGGCGCAGATGAACTTCAGCCAGATGATTTAA
- the gltX gene encoding glutamate--tRNA ligase: MKIKTRFAPSPTGYLHVGGARTALYSWLFSRHAGGEFVLRIEDTDLERSTQDAIDAIMDGMNWLNLDWDEGPYFQTKRFDRYNAVIDEMLEQGTAYKCYCSKERLEALREKQMENGEKPRYDGHCRDSQCSHTDDEPHVVRFRNPQEGSVIFDDKIRGPIEFSNQELDDLIIRRTDGSPTYNFCVVVDDWDMEITHVIRGEDHINNTPRQINILKALGAPVPEYAHVSMILGDDGKKLSKRHGAVGVMQYRDDGYLPQALLNYLVRLGWSHGDQEIFSIDEMKEFFTLEAINKSASAFNTEKLQWLNHHYINHMPAEEVAVHLAWHVEQLGLETRNGPELKDLVKLLGERCKTLKEMAESCRYFYEDFSEFDADAAKKHLRPVARQPLETVRAKLAAITVWTPENVHDAIQGTADELGVGMGKVGMPLRVAVTGAGQSPGMDVTVHAIGQKRSLQRIDMALAYIAEREAQA; encoded by the coding sequence ATGAAAATCAAAACCCGTTTTGCACCGAGCCCGACCGGCTATCTTCACGTCGGCGGCGCGCGTACCGCACTTTACTCTTGGTTGTTCAGCCGCCATGCGGGCGGTGAGTTCGTTCTGCGTATCGAAGATACCGATTTGGAACGCTCTACCCAGGACGCGATCGACGCAATTATGGATGGCATGAACTGGTTGAACCTGGATTGGGATGAAGGCCCGTATTTCCAGACCAAGCGTTTCGATCGTTACAACGCGGTCATCGACGAGATGCTGGAGCAGGGCACGGCCTATAAATGCTATTGCTCCAAGGAACGTCTGGAAGCGCTGCGCGAGAAGCAGATGGAAAACGGCGAGAAGCCGCGTTACGACGGCCACTGCCGCGACAGCCAGTGCAGCCACACCGACGACGAGCCGCACGTGGTGCGCTTCCGCAACCCGCAGGAAGGCTCGGTGATCTTCGACGACAAAATTCGCGGCCCGATCGAATTCAGCAACCAGGAGCTGGACGATCTGATCATCCGCCGCACCGACGGTTCGCCAACCTATAACTTCTGCGTCGTCGTCGATGACTGGGACATGGAAATCACCCATGTGATCCGCGGCGAAGACCACATCAACAACACCCCGCGCCAGATCAACATTCTCAAAGCGCTGGGCGCGCCGGTGCCGGAATACGCGCACGTGTCGATGATCCTCGGCGACGACGGCAAAAAGCTGTCCAAGCGTCACGGCGCGGTGGGCGTTATGCAGTACCGCGACGACGGCTATCTGCCGCAGGCGCTGCTGAACTACCTGGTGCGTCTGGGCTGGTCCCACGGCGATCAGGAGATCTTCTCCATCGATGAGATGAAAGAGTTCTTCACGCTGGAAGCGATCAACAAATCCGCCAGCGCGTTCAACACCGAGAAGCTGCAGTGGCTGAACCACCACTACATCAACCATATGCCGGCGGAAGAAGTGGCGGTGCATCTGGCATGGCACGTTGAGCAACTGGGCCTTGAAACCCGCAACGGCCCGGAACTGAAAGACCTCGTCAAGCTGCTGGGCGAGCGTTGCAAGACGCTGAAAGAGATGGCGGAGTCTTGCCGTTACTTCTACGAAGACTTCAGCGAGTTCGACGCAGACGCGGCCAAGAAGCACCTGCGCCCGGTGGCGCGTCAGCCGTTGGAAACCGTGCGCGCCAAGCTGGCCGCCATCACCGTCTGGACGCCGGAAAATGTGCACGACGCCATTCAGGGCACGGCGGATGAGCTGGGCGTCGGCATGGGTAAAGTCGGCATGCCGCTGCGCGTCGCGGTGACCGGCGCCGGCCAGTCGCCGGGCATGGACGTGACCGTGCATGCGATCGGCCAGAAGCGTTCGCTGCAGCGTATCGACATGGCGCTGGCTTACATCGCCGAGCGCGAAGCGCAAGCCTGA
- the budA gene encoding acetolactate decarboxylase, with the protein MNEKHGCSCARHLAQGFARQSINAGEGEIYQISLMSALIDGVYEGETTIAELLKHGDFGLGTFNHLDGELIAFDQEIHQLRADGSARPAGLQQQTPFAVVTFFQPSVSQQFDRPITKAQLHQCIDEQVASPNLFCAVRVDGEFSHVETRTVPRQERPYRPMLEAIEEQPTFSFHQRRGTLVGFRSPDYMQGIGVAGYHEHFVTDDRSGGGHVLDYQLDHGRLQFGVITRLNLQLPHDADFLRANLCPEDLDRAIRSAEG; encoded by the coding sequence ATGAACGAAAAACACGGGTGTTCCTGTGCGCGCCATTTGGCGCAGGGTTTTGCCAGGCAGTCGATCAATGCCGGGGAGGGCGAAATCTATCAAATCTCGCTGATGAGCGCGCTCATCGACGGGGTTTACGAGGGGGAGACCACCATTGCCGAACTGCTCAAGCACGGCGATTTCGGCCTCGGCACCTTCAATCATCTGGACGGCGAATTGATCGCTTTCGACCAGGAAATACACCAGCTGCGCGCCGACGGCAGCGCCCGGCCGGCCGGCCTGCAACAGCAAACCCCCTTCGCCGTCGTCACCTTTTTCCAGCCCAGCGTCAGCCAGCAGTTCGACCGGCCGATCACCAAGGCGCAGCTGCACCAGTGCATCGACGAGCAGGTCGCCTCGCCGAACCTGTTTTGCGCGGTGCGGGTCGACGGCGAGTTCAGCCACGTGGAAACCCGTACCGTGCCGCGCCAGGAGCGGCCCTATCGCCCGATGCTGGAGGCGATAGAAGAGCAGCCGACCTTCTCGTTCCATCAGCGGCGCGGCACGCTGGTTGGTTTCCGCTCGCCGGATTACATGCAGGGCATCGGCGTGGCCGGCTATCACGAACACTTCGTTACCGACGACCGCAGCGGCGGCGGCCACGTGCTGGACTACCAGCTCGATCATGGCCGCCTGCAGTTCGGCGTCATCACGCGTCTCAATCTTCAGTTACCGCATGATGCGGATTTCTTGCGCGCCAACCTCTGTCCAGAGGATTTGGATCGCGCGATTCGTTCCGCCGAGGGCTAA
- the fepD gene encoding Fe(3+)-siderophore ABC transporter permease has translation MNVPTPTERTLSSAPHAAYASGFKRIAGFGIGLALLLLCIIASLMLGSKAIPFHTVWLSLQGAASGSDSTIILNARVPRTLAGILAGMALGAAGALIQALTRNPLADPGVLGINAGASFAVVIGIMFFGAATTESYMAYAFVGAALTTLLVYLIGTLAGGRINPVRLTLAGVAIGAVLIGITTGLSLIDPQTFDQLRFWQAGTLDIRTLSTLPVTAPAILLGCLLTLLIARPLNTIGMGEDLAIALGARVVLTQVIAVIAITLLCGAATATVGPISFIGLMVPHIARWWVGPDQRWILPYSMLLAPILLLCADVVGRLLAAGELRVSIVAAFIGAPVLIWLVRRKKTLGGL, from the coding sequence GTGAACGTACCCACTCCGACTGAGCGGACGCTTTCGTCCGCACCGCACGCAGCTTACGCCAGTGGCTTCAAACGCATCGCCGGGTTCGGTATCGGCTTGGCGCTGTTGCTGCTGTGCATCATTGCCAGCCTGATGCTGGGTTCCAAAGCCATCCCCTTCCATACCGTCTGGCTCAGCCTGCAGGGCGCCGCGAGCGGTTCCGACAGCACCATCATTCTCAACGCCCGGGTGCCCCGTACGCTGGCAGGCATTTTGGCCGGCATGGCGCTCGGCGCCGCCGGCGCGCTGATTCAGGCGTTGACGCGTAATCCGCTGGCCGATCCCGGCGTGCTCGGCATCAACGCCGGCGCCAGCTTCGCCGTGGTCATCGGCATCATGTTTTTCGGCGCGGCCACCACTGAAAGCTATATGGCCTATGCCTTCGTCGGCGCTGCCCTCACCACCCTGCTGGTCTACCTGATCGGCACGCTGGCGGGCGGGCGCATCAACCCGGTGCGGCTGACGCTGGCCGGCGTGGCGATCGGCGCGGTGCTGATCGGCATCACCACCGGGCTGTCGCTGATCGATCCGCAAACCTTCGACCAACTGCGCTTCTGGCAGGCCGGCACGCTGGATATCCGCACGCTGTCCACGCTGCCGGTTACCGCCCCCGCCATTTTGCTCGGCTGCCTGCTGACGCTGCTCATCGCCCGGCCGCTGAATACCATCGGTATGGGAGAAGATCTGGCTATCGCGCTCGGCGCGCGCGTGGTGCTGACTCAGGTCATCGCGGTGATCGCCATCACGCTGCTGTGCGGCGCGGCAACCGCCACCGTCGGTCCAATCAGTTTCATCGGCCTGATGGTGCCGCATATCGCCCGCTGGTGGGTCGGCCCCGATCAGCGCTGGATCCTGCCCTACTCCATGCTGCTGGCGCCGATTTTACTGTTGTGCGCCGACGTGGTCGGCCGTCTGCTGGCGGCCGGTGAACTGCGGGTTTCCATCGTGGCGGCCTTCATCGGCGCGCCGGTGCTGATCTGGCTGGTGCGCCGCAAGAAAACGCTGGGGGGTCTGTGA